ATACTAAAACTTCTCTACGGCTGGTTGGAAGGCTCCGCAGTACTACACGTCACTACTCATTCCCAAGTTTCAGTATCAACGAAATCAGCAagcaatattaaaaaaataattatcataatcGGATCGAATTAGATGGTCAGATTATTAATTTATCTGATTCAATTAGCCAATCAGATGCGTTGAAAAATCAGAATGAACCGATTGATTTTTAGATGATTCGCATGAATTACTCAATTTACAAAAAGTCAGTATGGTTTTGTAATATAATAAACTATTACTTTAGTAtttttaacttaatttttttattattaatttaagagAACATTTATCTCgatcataaaataaattaaaaacgaTCTTATTTAATGTAATTACCAGTAACTTGTTTTAAGGagagagtttttttttcttctcattttcactttattcctcttttgatttctctttgaatatcttttaattcTTCATGATCGTGTTTGTTGAAGAACTTTCTCGATTGTATCTTAGATAACTCTTTGACGATACTTGCACCAGGTCGAGGAATAtccttattattttataataatacttTGCATGTCGAGTTCCTTTTTTAAACTCTCTATTTGAATTTTAACATATTTGAAACTTATTTTCGATTTAATCAGaggatattttaattttattttcgaatgACTTTTGACTAATTCAAATCTAACCATATATTTTTTTtggttcttttatttcttttaaccAACTCAGGAAAACTAATACATCGTATGTCTATAACAATGTCAATCACTATTAAAAGATTAATACTAtacaataataaataaaagaaaaaaattagaaattattcatatcaaattaaaagaaaaacaataacACGTGTATTTTAGACATTCCAAAGTACAAAAATATGGCACAACTCTAATTCATCGTGTTCATTATCTACATATATACATGTGTTGATgcatttccttttctttatagTGTACATATATCATATAACATAAATTTTTCATAATGCTTCTAGAAAATACAGAGCATAAACTTTTCACAAtccttttataaaatatataacataAACTTTTCATCTTTTCATAATCCATCTCACATGTCGTCGTGTTACGAGTTTATCATCCAATAATACATTTCGTAATCCTCTTATGACTACAACCCTCCACGGTTGGTGTCCAAAGGTTGACTCTCTCTCAAACCTTGCCGTGAATAGTGTGTAGTAGTCTCGTAGCAATCTTTGCGAGTATTCCAGGAACACAACAAAGCCGGATAGCACAAGGCAATATAATATCAGAACCTTGCTCTTCTCGTGCCTCCAATAAATTAAGTTAAGAGGAGCAACCAAAGAAATAATCACCATATCGAAATTAAACTTGTTTAGATGTTCATCAGAGAAATAAATTAAATGCTTATAGAAGGATATACCAAATTGTCTATTGATTCTtgaaagaattttttgaaaaaaaatgattcattttaaatataattaatgtaatatatTTATGTGAACTATATAAACCAACACACCAACACAACAACACACCACTTTTACTTTTTTAAACTCTAATACAGTGCACCAACTACCTCATCCCAATAACCTTCATCGGTTAGACTCAGTACTTCTCGATCCTTATATGTATCCAAGAATGTTGATTAGATTGAATTCGATCTAAATATCATTGATCGTGGCAAAAAAGATCATTATAGGACTCGTGCTAACTAACGGTTTGCTACCACTATAAGTAAAAGAGGAGGAAACAAGAAATCTCTCTCTAATAGGAAGTAGGTGTTAGAttttagatatataatataactagttGGATTTcgttgaaatattttagccaaAAATCCTTTAGATAACATTGAAATAGCACTGCAGTGCCACGTCAGTCCTTGGCTTCGGCGTTCACGAACGCTACGAACTCATCCATGGCCTCGTCCGAGCTCCCGCCCGCCTGCAGCGCCTCGGTCGCCGCGTCCCTCCACCGCCGCGAGTTCCTCATCATCTCCCCACTCCTCTTCCCGTCCATCACCGCCCTCACACAGCGCTCGATCTCCTCCCTCGCCACGACGCCCGTCTCCGCCCTCCTCGCCCGCACGCCCACCTCCCACACGTCCTCCACGTACTTGGCGTTCGTGGGCTGGTCCGTCCACAGCGGGAAGGCTACCATGGGCACCCCCAGCGACACCGCCTCCAGCgtcgagttccacccgcagtgcgtCACGAAGCAGCCCAACGCTGGGTGGGCCAGGACCGCCAGCTGCGGGCTCCACCGCACCACCAGACCCCGCTCCGGCGGCGCCTTCGCAAACGCCCGCGGCAGCGTCTTCTCCACCGCGGCCCGCACCACCCACAAGAAGTTCTTCCCGGACGCCTCCAGGCCGCACGCGAGCTCTTCCATCTGCTCCGCGCTCACCGACGCGACGCTCCCGAAGGAGACGTACACGACGGAGCGCGGTGGCTTCGAGTTCAGCCACCTCATGCATGTGTCCTCCTCCGCCTCGAGGAGGCTGAGACCGTAGGTGGCACCGCCTTCCTTATCCACCAGCGGCAGCGGCACGCTCGGCCCGATCGCCCGGGCGCGCCAATGCCTCTTCAAGCGGTTCACCACCTACACAAGTCGATAACGTCAGTTAGTACATGCATGCATATGATCTCATTAAACATGCGATATGGTTAGTTTTGAATATAACCTTGAATCCTAAATCTTCAAAAACTAATATTAAGATAATTTTGTAATTATAATTAGAGAGAGTAAAATATGATTTCatgttatatatgtatgtatgtatgtatgtatgtataaggaTATCAACAGGAATAAAAAGAAGAGTTAACAATAAGAAATGTCCACAACTCTAGTTTTCAAATCATTTCAAAACAGAGGAAAATGTTGCATACTTATTTAATATGTTAAAGTAATTGGAAATAAAGTATGAATCAGTGCCTGAAGCTGAAGGATACTTTGGTAAaaacaataaattcatgtatccaAGCAATATGTTTTGGACTCCGATGCTGAAGTTGGCAAGTAATTAATTACTAGTATTTCCTTCTAATCATGAAATAAAGCAATCAAGAATACAATCAACAAAAATAACTAAATTAAATGC
The DNA window shown above is from Musa acuminata AAA Group cultivar baxijiao chromosome BXJ2-4, Cavendish_Baxijiao_AAA, whole genome shotgun sequence and carries:
- the LOC103981990 gene encoding indole-3-acetate beta-glucosyltransferase-like, with product MAAHVLVLPFPSQGHISPMFQFAKRLAAKGPKTTLVTTHFILNSFPSQTDSVRLAPISDGHDRGGFPSAASLEAYLLTLADVGARSLSKLIDQHAASGCPFTCMVYDTVVQWAVEVAKMHGLATAAFSTQSCAVSAIYYYVNQGMLDVPEAGGSVSCSAPFLPPLARSEFPSLALRQGRNLTVSTMAMNQFNLEKDDWVLFNSFDMLEIEVVNRLKRHWRARAIGPSVPLPLVDKEGGATYGLSLLEAEEDTCMRWLNSKPPRSVVYVSFGSVASVSAEQMEELACGLEASGKNFLWVVRAAVEKTLPRAFAKAPPERGLVVRWSPQLAVLAHPALGCFVTHCGWNSTLEAVSLGVPMVAFPLWTDQPTNAKYVEDVWEVGVRARRAETGVVAREEIERCVRAVMDGKRSGEMMRNSRRWRDAATEALQAGGSSDEAMDEFVAFVNAEAKD